Proteins from a genomic interval of Erwinia sp. SLM-02:
- a CDS encoding BglG family transcription antiterminator: MRLFTNKRVRDIFVQIAKGPATQAFLAKEMNVSTRTIRSDLKELSDIIPRYGISLLYDRKTGFEVKCDDPASYHALLEESDRPVNQTRSAADRRKQLMALLLRQQGYVALEALESDWFISIYSLKNDVALLKRHFAFYQIAINPVGNERLRIAGDEVNIRRCIYDHLLRSTETESDYRELFAADSGFSEIKNALSQLLVNNQLRFSDVNLRSFTLCCGIALERMRGGNWLQDYDFSQCETLWRPVALQVLQLLLADQSGSATPGEVNYMAMNLSAFCSVNGDSDLPDRCYDAELTVMNHFLSYVSSVWYCDVSYDEQSKKNLLNHIKAMRTRVNHGITIINPLLDQIKRHYPLMYEMTLTAFSELDNFFTGRLSDDEIGYLVMHIGAVLEDTLYQHQGSAVSALIVSDQGMASTRIVCQRIVRMYPNMAIGEPISVQQYKAMEHIAEDVVISMVPVVEKNRKVINLPALPERWQLENIKYYLTNHRSPADTVMNYFSPAHFFIFGPSEHNKDSLITFLARRLESTGKVDARYLPSVVEREAHASTLLADKIAIPHPMGLVASTTQVTVAVFPQGIEWDAGKVVKLVFMLAISEDAFVDSMIIYDYLTNILDDDIIDKLSASGTFADFMCLSGRYFI; the protein is encoded by the coding sequence ATGAGACTGTTCACCAATAAACGGGTCAGAGATATTTTCGTACAGATTGCCAAAGGTCCGGCGACGCAGGCGTTTCTTGCCAAAGAAATGAACGTGTCAACGCGCACCATCCGCAGCGATCTGAAAGAGTTAAGCGATATCATCCCCCGCTACGGCATCAGTCTCCTCTACGATCGCAAAACGGGGTTCGAGGTGAAATGCGACGACCCCGCCAGCTATCACGCTCTGCTGGAAGAGTCCGACAGGCCGGTTAACCAGACGCGATCCGCGGCGGACCGCAGAAAGCAGCTGATGGCGCTGCTGCTGCGTCAGCAGGGATATGTCGCGCTGGAAGCGCTGGAGTCGGACTGGTTTATCAGCATCTACAGCCTGAAAAACGACGTGGCGCTGCTGAAACGCCACTTCGCCTTCTACCAGATTGCGATTAACCCGGTGGGTAACGAACGGCTGAGGATCGCCGGGGATGAGGTCAATATCCGCCGCTGCATCTACGATCATCTGCTGCGCTCAACGGAAACGGAGAGTGATTACCGCGAACTGTTTGCTGCCGACAGCGGGTTCTCCGAAATCAAAAACGCACTCAGCCAGCTGCTGGTCAATAATCAGCTGCGCTTCAGCGACGTGAATCTGCGCTCCTTTACGCTCTGCTGCGGCATTGCGCTGGAGAGAATGCGCGGCGGCAACTGGCTGCAGGATTACGATTTCAGCCAGTGCGAAACCCTGTGGAGGCCCGTTGCCCTTCAGGTTCTGCAGCTGCTGCTGGCGGATCAATCCGGCAGCGCAACGCCGGGTGAAGTTAACTATATGGCCATGAACCTGTCGGCATTCTGCTCGGTCAACGGCGACAGCGATCTGCCGGATCGCTGCTACGACGCCGAACTGACGGTGATGAACCATTTTTTAAGCTACGTCAGTTCCGTCTGGTACTGCGACGTCAGCTACGACGAGCAGTCGAAAAAGAACCTGCTGAATCACATTAAGGCGATGCGCACCCGGGTGAATCACGGCATCACCATTATCAATCCGCTGCTGGACCAGATTAAGCGCCACTATCCGCTGATGTACGAAATGACCCTGACCGCCTTCAGCGAGCTGGATAACTTTTTCACCGGCAGGCTGAGCGACGATGAGATCGGTTATCTGGTGATGCACATCGGTGCGGTGCTGGAAGATACCCTTTATCAGCACCAGGGCAGCGCGGTCAGCGCGCTGATCGTCAGCGATCAGGGCATGGCCTCCACGCGGATCGTCTGCCAGCGGATTGTGCGTATGTACCCCAATATGGCGATTGGCGAGCCGATTTCCGTTCAGCAGTACAAAGCGATGGAACACATCGCCGAGGACGTGGTGATCAGCATGGTGCCGGTGGTGGAAAAAAACCGGAAGGTGATTAATCTGCCCGCGCTGCCGGAACGCTGGCAGCTGGAGAACATCAAATACTACCTGACCAATCATCGCTCCCCGGCGGATACGGTGATGAACTATTTCTCACCGGCGCATTTCTTTATCTTCGGCCCGTCCGAGCATAACAAGGACTCGCTGATTACCTTCCTTGCCCGGCGGCTGGAGTCCACCGGTAAAGTGGACGCCCGCTATTTACCGTCTGTGGTGGAGCGTGAAGCGCACGCCTCCACGCTGCTGGCGGATAAAATCGCCATTCCTCACCCGATGGGGCTGGTCGCCTCCACCACTCAGGTCACCGTGGCGGTATTCCCGCAGGGTATCGAATGGGATGCGGGAAAAGTGGTGAAACTGGTTTTCATGCTGGCAATCAGTGAAGACGCCTTTGTCGACAGTATGATTATTTACGACTATCTGACCAATATTCTTGATGATGACATCATCGACAAATTAAGCGCGTCCGGCACCTTTGCCGATTTCATGTGTTTATCCGGGAGGTATTTCATTTAA
- a CDS encoding carbohydrate porin, which produces MKFNHYLCSLFLFSVPAISAVTVDTPEGSLKFYGDVEFNVDAASKTGQLTSLRTNSGNNWNAGNTERWDVNGRILLGVDGYRSVANNKFAGFTVQPLADLSGNMNLDDAAFFFGQEKDWKVKVGRYEAFDMFPLNQDTLIEYSGNTANNLYDDGFGYIYMMKEGRGRSSAGGAIQLSKMSGPFYFELNTFASDGTKLFQDQAYHGNALENKKNVIYLRPIVAYTVNDVTAAIAMETNVVSNAYGYNDANGNFNDQSKRNGYGATFSWNGQKTNPDDGVVFNLSTAYLDATDEKDFSAGTNALWHDFELGYIYAKNDVQKFNFANTDIVNADEVILGKYDIHTVHASYRIRSVMEMDNFDVYLGAYWSRLSMDNEQGDDKDRYGARVRFKYHF; this is translated from the coding sequence ATGAAATTTAATCATTATCTCTGTAGTCTATTCCTGTTTTCCGTTCCGGCTATTTCTGCAGTCACCGTGGATACGCCGGAAGGCAGCCTGAAATTCTATGGCGACGTGGAGTTTAACGTGGATGCCGCGAGTAAAACCGGCCAGTTAACGTCGCTGCGCACTAATTCAGGCAATAACTGGAATGCCGGCAATACCGAACGCTGGGACGTCAACGGCCGTATTTTACTCGGCGTGGACGGCTATCGCAGCGTGGCGAATAATAAATTTGCCGGATTCACCGTGCAGCCGCTGGCCGATCTTTCCGGCAATATGAATCTTGACGATGCCGCCTTCTTCTTCGGCCAGGAGAAAGACTGGAAAGTGAAAGTGGGGCGCTACGAAGCCTTCGATATGTTCCCGCTTAACCAGGATACGCTGATTGAGTACTCCGGCAACACGGCAAACAACCTCTATGATGACGGCTTTGGCTACATCTATATGATGAAAGAGGGCCGTGGCCGCAGCAGCGCCGGCGGCGCGATCCAGCTGAGTAAAATGAGCGGGCCGTTCTACTTTGAACTGAACACCTTCGCCAGCGACGGCACCAAACTGTTCCAGGATCAGGCCTATCACGGCAACGCGCTGGAGAATAAAAAGAACGTTATCTATCTGCGCCCGATCGTTGCCTATACGGTGAATGACGTGACAGCGGCGATCGCCATGGAAACCAACGTGGTCAGCAATGCCTACGGCTACAACGACGCCAACGGCAACTTTAACGACCAGTCAAAACGTAACGGCTACGGCGCCACCTTCAGCTGGAACGGGCAGAAAACGAACCCGGACGACGGCGTGGTATTTAACCTCAGTACCGCTTATCTGGATGCCACCGACGAGAAAGACTTCAGCGCCGGAACCAACGCCCTGTGGCATGATTTTGAGCTGGGCTATATTTACGCGAAAAACGACGTACAGAAATTTAATTTTGCCAACACCGATATCGTTAATGCCGACGAGGTGATTCTGGGGAAATATGATATTCACACCGTCCACGCCTCGTATCGTATTCGCAGCGTGATGGAAATGGATAACTTTGACGTTTATTTAGGTGCCTACTGGTCCAGGCTCAGCATGGACAATGAACAGGGTGATGATAAAGATCGCTATGGCGCGCGCGTAAGATTTAAATACCACTTCTGA
- a CDS encoding ROK family protein: protein MHYLGLDIGGTKMAAVVMNAAGEETARYRRTTVKSDYPAFINELCDFVAKIRLQSQRPLAIGMALPGGISPASGKIKNSNILVLNGQDLKTDLEQRLGTTVVIANDANCFALSEACDGAAKGAEVVFGVTLGTGCGGGMAIKQQVFAGAWGNAAECGHITLPGYDERQDGPLAVCYCGRQNCAESFVSGTGLAERYFRLTGEQRTAPEIIGLAQQGDPHALMQIVRFKSQLARLLATLVNIVDPNVIVLGGGLSNEPLLLEGLADATGERVFTDRFLTPIVVAQHGDSSGMRGAAWLAIRSQTDAPRLTAANTE, encoded by the coding sequence ATGCATTATCTCGGTCTGGATATTGGCGGCACCAAAATGGCGGCGGTAGTGATGAATGCCGCCGGCGAGGAAACAGCCCGCTACCGGCGAACAACGGTAAAAAGCGACTATCCGGCATTTATTAATGAGCTGTGCGATTTTGTGGCGAAAATACGGCTGCAGAGCCAGCGACCGTTAGCCATCGGCATGGCGCTGCCCGGCGGTATTTCACCCGCCAGTGGGAAAATAAAAAATTCGAATATCCTGGTGCTTAACGGCCAGGATCTGAAAACCGATCTGGAACAGCGGCTGGGCACCACGGTGGTCATCGCCAACGACGCCAACTGCTTTGCGCTGTCGGAAGCCTGCGATGGCGCCGCGAAGGGCGCAGAGGTGGTGTTCGGCGTCACCCTGGGCACCGGCTGCGGCGGCGGGATGGCGATAAAACAGCAGGTGTTTGCCGGAGCGTGGGGCAATGCGGCGGAATGCGGCCACATCACGCTGCCAGGCTACGATGAACGGCAGGACGGCCCGCTGGCTGTCTGCTACTGCGGCAGGCAGAACTGCGCGGAGTCGTTTGTCTCCGGCACCGGGCTGGCGGAACGCTATTTCCGGCTGACCGGTGAGCAGCGCACGGCACCGGAGATCATCGGGCTGGCGCAGCAGGGCGATCCCCACGCGCTGATGCAGATTGTCCGTTTCAAAAGTCAGCTGGCGCGCCTGCTGGCGACCCTCGTCAATATCGTCGACCCGAACGTGATTGTGCTCGGCGGCGGGCTGTCGAATGAACCGCTGCTGCTGGAAGGGCTGGCGGACGCCACCGGCGAGCGGGTATTTACCGATCGCTTCCTCACCCCGATCGTGGTGGCGCAGCACGGCGACAGCAGCGGCATGCGCGGCGCGGCCTGGCTGGCTATTCGATCGCAGACCGATGCGCCCAGGCTCACTGCGGCTAACACCGAGTAA
- the dgoR gene encoding D-galactonate utilization transcriptional regulator DgoR, with amino-acid sequence MTLNKTDRLIVELGRQIVGGKYVPGASLPAEAELCEEFETSRNIIREVFRSLMAKRLIEVKRYRGAYVAPRNQWNYLDTDVLQWVLEQDYDPRLIGAMSEVRNLVEPSIARWAAERATSSDLAQIESALNEMIANNQDRDAFNEADIRYHEAVLAAVHNPVLQQLGVAISSLQRAVFERTWMGDEANMPKTLQEHKTLFDAIRHQDSDAAEQAALTMIASSTRRLKEIT; translated from the coding sequence ATGACCCTGAACAAAACCGACCGACTGATAGTAGAACTGGGCCGACAGATCGTTGGCGGAAAGTATGTGCCCGGGGCATCGCTTCCGGCAGAGGCCGAGCTGTGCGAAGAGTTTGAAACCTCACGCAATATCATTCGTGAAGTGTTTCGTTCGCTGATGGCGAAGCGGCTGATTGAAGTGAAGCGCTATCGCGGCGCGTATGTTGCGCCGCGCAACCAGTGGAACTACCTCGATACCGACGTACTGCAGTGGGTGCTGGAGCAGGACTATGACCCGCGCCTGATTGGCGCAATGAGCGAAGTGCGAAACCTGGTGGAGCCGTCGATTGCCCGCTGGGCCGCCGAGAGAGCCACCTCCAGCGACCTGGCGCAAATCGAATCGGCGCTCAACGAGATGATCGCCAACAACCAGGATCGGGATGCGTTTAACGAAGCCGATATCCGCTATCACGAAGCGGTACTCGCCGCAGTGCATAACCCGGTGCTCCAGCAGCTGGGCGTGGCGATCAGTTCGCTACAGCGGGCGGTATTTGAACGCACCTGGATGGGCGATGAGGCCAATATGCCAAAAACGCTCCAGGAACATAAAACGCTGTTTGATGCCATTCGCCATCAGGACAGCGATGCGGCAGAACAGGCGGCGCTGACGATGATCGCCAGCTCTACACGAAGGCTAAAGGAAATTACATGA
- a CDS encoding 2-dehydro-3-deoxygalactonokinase — protein MTSRYIAIDWGSTNLRAWLCLNGTATQSRHSQQGITRLNGQTPQAVLAEMTHGWCDSDTPIVMAGMVGSNVGWKEAPYLPVPVSLNGIADRLTHVTGPVWIVPGLSVNRGDNHNVMRGEETQLLGAHQLAPSSLYVLPGTHSKWVQADGDRITDFRTLMTGELHDVLLRHTLVGAGLPPQIIAPQTFTVGLERGLNDPAVLPSLFEVRAAHVLGALPREQVSEFLSGVLIGAEVAAMAEAFPGQQAITLVAGDSLAARYRQALGTLGRKVTVVEGDTAFQAGIRSIAYAVAI, from the coding sequence ATGACATCTCGCTACATCGCCATTGACTGGGGTTCGACCAACCTGCGCGCCTGGCTCTGCCTGAACGGCACCGCAACGCAAAGCAGGCACTCACAACAGGGCATTACGCGCCTGAATGGTCAAACCCCGCAGGCGGTGTTAGCGGAGATGACCCACGGCTGGTGCGACAGCGACACGCCGATCGTCATGGCGGGCATGGTGGGGAGCAACGTCGGCTGGAAAGAGGCACCGTACCTGCCTGTGCCGGTGTCGCTGAACGGCATCGCCGACCGGCTGACCCACGTTACCGGCCCGGTGTGGATCGTCCCCGGTCTGAGCGTGAATCGCGGCGACAACCACAACGTCATGCGCGGAGAAGAAACGCAGCTTCTTGGCGCGCATCAGCTGGCCCCTTCCTCTCTTTACGTCCTGCCGGGCACCCACAGTAAATGGGTACAGGCCGACGGCGACCGCATCACCGATTTTCGTACCCTGATGACCGGTGAACTGCACGATGTCCTGCTGCGCCACACGCTGGTGGGTGCGGGGCTGCCGCCGCAGATCATCGCTCCACAGACCTTTACCGTCGGGCTGGAACGCGGCCTGAACGACCCTGCCGTGCTGCCGTCGTTGTTCGAAGTTCGCGCGGCGCACGTGCTCGGCGCACTGCCGCGTGAACAGGTCAGCGAGTTTTTATCCGGTGTGCTGATCGGCGCCGAAGTGGCCGCGATGGCGGAAGCCTTCCCCGGCCAGCAGGCCATCACGCTGGTGGCCGGGGACAGCCTGGCCGCGCGCTACCGGCAGGCGCTGGGCACCCTCGGGCGAAAGGTCACGGTGGTGGAGGGCGACACGGCATTTCAGGCAGGAATAAGGAGCATCGCTTATGCAGTGGCAATCTGA
- a CDS encoding 2-dehydro-3-deoxy-6-phosphogalactonate aldolase: protein MQWQSELPLIAILRGITPEEALAHVEAVIEAGFDMVEIPLNSPRWQQSLPAIVKAFGSRARVGAGTVLQPEQVDALAAMGCRLVVTPNTHPGVIRRAVDHGMTVYPGCATATEAFTALEAGAHGLKIFPSSAFGPDYIRALKAVLPAGVPVFAVGGVTPENLAQWIGAGCTGAGLGSDLYRAGQPVAQTARQAAAFVNAYREAVQ, encoded by the coding sequence ATGCAGTGGCAATCTGAACTACCCCTTATCGCCATCCTGCGCGGTATCACGCCGGAAGAGGCGCTGGCGCACGTTGAGGCGGTGATTGAGGCCGGTTTCGACATGGTTGAAATCCCGCTGAACTCGCCGCGCTGGCAGCAAAGCCTCCCCGCCATCGTGAAGGCGTTTGGCAGCAGAGCGCGGGTGGGGGCGGGCACGGTTCTTCAGCCGGAGCAGGTCGACGCGCTGGCGGCGATGGGCTGCCGCCTGGTCGTTACGCCGAATACCCACCCCGGGGTGATCCGCCGCGCGGTGGACCACGGCATGACGGTCTACCCCGGCTGTGCCACCGCCACCGAGGCGTTCACCGCCCTGGAGGCGGGCGCGCACGGGCTGAAAATTTTTCCGTCATCGGCGTTCGGGCCGGACTACATCAGGGCGCTGAAGGCCGTCCTCCCGGCCGGGGTGCCCGTATTTGCCGTGGGGGGCGTCACGCCGGAGAACCTGGCGCAGTGGATCGGTGCGGGCTGCACCGGTGCCGGGCTGGGTAGCGATCTGTATCGCGCCGGTCAGCCGGTGGCGCAGACCGCGCGGCAGGCTGCCGCATTTGTTAACGCGTATAGAGAGGCTGTGCAATGA
- the dgoD gene encoding galactonate dehydratase — MKITKITTWRLPPRWMFLKIETDEGVVGWGEPVIEGRARTVEAAVHELGDYLIGQDPARINDLWQVMYRAGFYRGGPILMSAIAGIDQALWDIKGKVLNAPVWQLLGGQVRDKMKAYSWVGGDRPADVIDGINRLRAIGFDTFKLNGCEEMGMIDSSRAVDAAVNTVAQIREAFGNQIEFGLDFHGRVSAPMAKVLIKELEPYRPLFIEEPVLAEQAEYYPRLAAQTAIPLAAGERMYSRFEFKRVLEAGGLAILQPDLSHAGGITECVKIAAMAEAYDVSLAPHCPLGPIALAACLHVDFVSYNAVFQEQSMGIHYNRGAELLDFVKNKEDFAMQSGFFKPLMKPGLGVEIDEAKVIEMSKTAPDWRNPLWRLQDGVVAEW, encoded by the coding sequence ATGAAGATTACCAAAATCACCACCTGGCGTTTGCCCCCGCGATGGATGTTCCTGAAGATCGAAACGGATGAGGGCGTGGTGGGCTGGGGCGAACCGGTTATTGAAGGGCGCGCCCGCACGGTGGAAGCGGCCGTACACGAGCTGGGCGATTATCTGATTGGTCAGGATCCGGCACGCATTAACGATCTGTGGCAGGTGATGTATCGCGCGGGGTTTTATCGCGGCGGCCCGATCCTGATGAGCGCCATCGCCGGGATCGACCAGGCGCTGTGGGACATCAAAGGCAAGGTGCTGAATGCTCCGGTCTGGCAGCTGCTGGGCGGGCAGGTGCGCGACAAAATGAAGGCCTACAGCTGGGTGGGCGGCGATCGCCCGGCGGACGTCATTGACGGCATCAACCGGCTGCGCGCGATCGGCTTTGACACCTTCAAGCTCAACGGCTGCGAAGAGATGGGTATGATCGACAGCTCCCGCGCGGTGGATGCGGCGGTGAACACCGTGGCGCAAATCCGTGAAGCCTTCGGCAATCAGATTGAGTTCGGGCTGGACTTCCACGGACGGGTGAGCGCGCCGATGGCGAAAGTGCTGATTAAAGAGCTGGAGCCGTATCGCCCGCTGTTTATTGAAGAGCCGGTGCTGGCCGAGCAGGCGGAATACTATCCGCGGCTGGCGGCGCAGACCGCCATTCCGCTTGCCGCCGGTGAGCGCATGTATTCCCGCTTTGAGTTTAAGCGCGTGCTGGAAGCCGGCGGCCTGGCTATTTTACAGCCCGATCTCTCCCACGCGGGCGGCATTACCGAGTGCGTCAAAATTGCCGCGATGGCCGAAGCCTATGACGTCTCGCTGGCTCCGCACTGCCCGCTGGGGCCGATTGCCCTTGCCGCCTGTCTGCACGTTGACTTCGTTTCCTATAACGCCGTCTTCCAGGAGCAGAGCATGGGCATTCACTACAACCGGGGCGCGGAGCTTCTCGACTTTGTGAAAAACAAAGAGGACTTCGCCATGCAGAGCGGATTCTTTAAACCGTTAATGAAGCCGGGCCTGGGTGTGGAAATTGATGAAGCCAAAGTGATTGAAATGAGTAAAACCGCACCCGACTGGCGAAATCCGCTGTGGCGTTTACAGGATGGCGTGGTTGCCGAGTGGTAA
- a CDS encoding beta-galactosidase: MSEYSSAFAEIIKRQDWQNLVITHLNRLPAHARMNSWRSEREARDNRASPNRRCLNGQWEFTLYDNPEQVPARWLEYSDEAENKTPVPSNWQVQGYDIPIYTNVTYPINSTPPQVPQNNPTGCYATTVEIDESWLAEGDVNIIFDGVNSAFHLWCNGNWVGYSQDSRLPAEFSLSRWAKPGKNRLCVMVMRWSVGTWLEDQDMWRMSGIFRPVWLQHRPAAHLADVIISPYLNDDFDTGHLHIQATLGGEISEPEAWAMKLTLWQGERICVQKTVTFGTQKIDARGTWRERLDTRLRLNNPRLWSAEQPHLYRLTATLLDPNGQVVESEAWNTGFRRVEIADGLLKINGKPLLVRGVNRHEHDPALGQAVDEAAMLQDILLLKQNNFNAVRCSHYPNQSRWYELCDEYGLYVVDEANIETQGMIPMRRLAEDSEWLHAFSARVTRMVHSNRNHPAIIIWSLGNESGIGSSHEALYHWVKKNDPTRPVQYEGGGAATSSTDIVCPMYARVDEDQPFPAVPKWAIKKWIGLPGEQRPLILCEYTHGMGNSLGGIEKYWQAFRQYPRLQGGFLWDWMDQALIRKDDNGVPHYAYGGDFGDTPNDKQFCLNGLLFPDRTPHPALYEVKYLQQYFHCGLVSSQPLEIEVVSEYQFRTTDNETLYWSLQSRGVEVAQGEIALDIAPEGRVRLALPCDLSAFRQLPELSLLLEVRQPNATPWSEAGHVAAWQQVALPSDWLALPPRVSGDVQLSEAGECYYVTAGSRRWAFNRVQGQLTQCWLDGEPQLLTPFRDQFVRAPLDNDIGTSELGQEQPDAWAVRWRRAGLYDMESECVSCSAQQLDDSVQIVADLHWWANGRPVIASRWHLRFDGEGQLHLTVEGSRAASLPPLARIGITAQLADRQAPVSWLGNGPWENYPDRAASARYSRWTLPLEAMSTPYIFPCENGLRTRTRELSWGEFHLRGEFHFSLQRYGTRQLKEVSHRHLLREEPGVWVNIDARHMGIGGDDSWTTNIVPEADQLTENHWRYSVTIAFSQQQ; this comes from the coding sequence ATGAGCGAATATAGCAGCGCTTTTGCAGAAATAATAAAGCGTCAGGACTGGCAGAATCTGGTTATTACCCATCTGAATCGGTTACCCGCCCATGCGCGGATGAACAGCTGGCGCAGCGAGCGGGAGGCCCGTGATAATCGCGCCTCGCCTAACCGCCGCTGCCTCAACGGCCAGTGGGAATTTACCCTGTATGATAATCCGGAGCAGGTTCCGGCCCGCTGGCTGGAATATAGCGATGAAGCGGAAAATAAAACCCCGGTGCCGTCTAACTGGCAGGTACAGGGCTACGATATTCCCATCTATACCAATGTCACCTATCCCATTAACTCCACGCCGCCGCAGGTTCCGCAAAATAACCCGACGGGCTGCTATGCCACCACCGTAGAAATAGACGAAAGCTGGCTGGCTGAGGGTGACGTCAATATTATTTTTGACGGCGTGAACTCGGCGTTTCATTTATGGTGCAACGGCAACTGGGTCGGCTATTCACAGGACAGCCGGCTGCCGGCGGAGTTCTCGCTGAGCCGGTGGGCGAAGCCGGGGAAAAACCGCCTCTGCGTGATGGTGATGCGCTGGAGCGTGGGCACCTGGCTGGAAGACCAGGATATGTGGCGAATGAGCGGGATTTTCCGCCCGGTCTGGCTACAGCACCGGCCCGCCGCGCATCTGGCCGATGTGATTATCAGCCCGTACCTTAACGACGATTTCGATACCGGACATCTGCACATTCAGGCCACGCTGGGCGGGGAAATTAGCGAACCGGAAGCCTGGGCGATGAAGCTGACGCTCTGGCAGGGCGAACGGATCTGCGTGCAAAAAACCGTCACCTTCGGCACGCAAAAAATTGATGCCCGCGGCACGTGGCGCGAGCGGCTGGACACCCGCCTGCGGCTTAACAACCCGCGGCTGTGGAGCGCGGAGCAGCCGCACCTCTATCGGCTGACCGCCACGCTGCTGGACCCGAACGGTCAGGTCGTGGAGAGCGAAGCGTGGAATACCGGCTTTCGCCGCGTGGAGATTGCTGACGGCCTGCTGAAAATCAACGGTAAGCCGCTGCTGGTTCGTGGCGTTAACCGCCATGAGCATGACCCGGCGCTGGGGCAGGCGGTGGATGAGGCCGCCATGCTGCAGGACATCCTGCTGCTGAAGCAGAACAACTTTAACGCCGTGCGCTGCTCGCACTATCCCAACCAGTCCCGCTGGTACGAACTCTGTGATGAATACGGCCTGTACGTGGTGGATGAAGCGAACATTGAAACCCAGGGGATGATCCCGATGCGGCGTCTGGCGGAGGATTCGGAGTGGCTCCACGCCTTCTCCGCCCGGGTTACGCGGATGGTACACAGCAACCGCAACCACCCCGCGATTATTATCTGGTCGCTGGGTAACGAATCCGGCATCGGCAGCTCGCACGAGGCGCTCTATCACTGGGTGAAGAAAAACGATCCGACGCGGCCCGTACAGTACGAAGGCGGCGGCGCGGCAACCTCGTCGACCGATATCGTCTGCCCGATGTATGCCCGGGTTGATGAGGACCAGCCGTTCCCGGCGGTGCCGAAATGGGCGATCAAAAAATGGATTGGCCTGCCCGGCGAACAGCGGCCGCTGATCCTCTGCGAATACACCCACGGCATGGGCAACAGCCTGGGCGGCATTGAAAAATACTGGCAGGCCTTCCGCCAGTATCCGCGCCTGCAGGGCGGCTTCCTCTGGGACTGGATGGATCAGGCGCTGATCCGCAAAGATGACAACGGCGTGCCGCACTACGCCTACGGCGGCGATTTTGGCGATACGCCGAACGATAAGCAGTTCTGCCTCAACGGGCTGCTGTTCCCGGACCGCACTCCGCATCCGGCGCTGTATGAAGTGAAGTACCTTCAGCAGTATTTCCACTGCGGCCTGGTGAGCAGCCAGCCGCTGGAAATTGAGGTGGTCAGCGAATATCAGTTCCGCACAACGGACAACGAAACGCTGTACTGGTCGCTACAAAGCCGGGGCGTGGAGGTGGCGCAGGGGGAAATCGCGCTGGATATCGCCCCGGAAGGCCGCGTCCGGCTGGCGCTGCCCTGCGATCTCTCCGCCTTCCGTCAGTTACCCGAGCTGAGTTTACTGCTGGAGGTCCGCCAGCCGAACGCCACGCCGTGGAGCGAGGCGGGGCACGTGGCAGCATGGCAGCAGGTAGCGCTGCCGTCCGACTGGCTGGCGCTGCCGCCGCGGGTGAGCGGTGATGTTCAGCTTAGCGAAGCGGGCGAGTGCTATTACGTCACCGCCGGCAGCCGCCGCTGGGCGTTTAACCGCGTACAGGGGCAGCTGACGCAGTGCTGGCTGGACGGCGAGCCGCAGCTGCTGACGCCGTTCCGCGATCAGTTTGTGCGCGCACCGCTGGATAACGACATCGGCACCAGCGAACTGGGCCAGGAACAGCCGGATGCCTGGGCCGTGCGCTGGCGCCGCGCCGGTCTGTACGACATGGAAAGCGAGTGCGTGAGCTGCTCGGCACAGCAGCTGGATGACAGCGTGCAGATCGTCGCCGATCTGCACTGGTGGGCTAACGGCAGGCCGGTGATTGCCAGCCGCTGGCACCTGCGCTTCGACGGAGAAGGTCAGCTGCACCTGACGGTGGAGGGCAGCCGTGCCGCCTCGCTGCCGCCGCTGGCGCGAATTGGCATTACCGCCCAGCTTGCCGACCGCCAGGCCCCGGTATCCTGGCTCGGCAACGGCCCGTGGGAAAACTATCCCGACCGCGCCGCCTCCGCACGCTACTCGCGCTGGACCCTGCCGCTGGAAGCGATGTCCACGCCGTACATCTTCCCCTGCGAAAACGGCCTGCGTACCCGCACCCGCGAGCTGAGCTGGGGCGAGTTTCACCTGCGCGGCGAGTTTCATTTCTCCCTGCAGCGCTACGGTACCCGCCAGCTGAAGGAGGTCAGTCACCGGCATTTACTGCGCGAGGAACCCGGCGTCTGGGTCAATATCGACGCGCGCCATATGGGGATCGGCGGCGATGACTCCTGGACCACCAACATCGTGCCGGAAGCGGATCAACTCACGGAAAACCACTGGCGCTACAGCGTCACTATCGCCTTCTCACAACAACAATAA